The Bacteroidota bacterium genome includes the window GAGGGCGGGGTTGGGGAAGTCGATGCTTTTCTGCAATTCGGGTGAGGTCGAACCCCTAAATCCCCTAAAAGGGGACTTTTGCCCAATGACAAACCCAATATGATAAAAGGTATGACGTTTTGCAATTCCCTCGCCTTTAGATGAGGACGGGGTTAGGAAAGTCTTTGCTTATCTGCAATTTGGGAGAGGTCGAACCCCTAAATCCCCAAAAAGGGGACTTTTGCCCAACGACAAACCAATATGATTAAAAGGTATGACGTTTTGCAATTCCCTCGCCTTTAGGAGAGGGCGGGGATGGGGAAGTCGTGCTTTTCTGCGATTCGGGAGAGGTCGAACCCTAAATCCCCTAAAAGGGGACTTTTGCCCAATGACAAACCCAATATGATTAAAAGATATGACGTTTTGTAATTCCCTCGCCTTTAGGAGAGGGCAGAGTTGAGTAAGTCGGTGCTTTTCTGCACTTCGGGTGAGGTAAATTCATCCTTCAAAATTTTGGTTCATCGGCTCGTTTATTCATTCGTCAGAAATAGCTTTAGTACGTCTTAAGGCAGCCATAGTTTTGTTAAAAAATCAAAAGAAACTATGGACTCTAAAAATTTTACTACACCTTTCAAGCCGCTGTACATAGCCACATTTGTTGCTGCTTTTTTGTTGTGCGGTACAGTAAATGCACAGCTTAATAACATGTTTACTGATACTTTGAACAAAGTATTGGCAAAAAGGGTCTCTCAGTATAGTTTGAAAGGGGTTTCGGCCTCAGTGGTTTTTTCTGATGGCAGCACTTGGAAAAAAACCGAAGGCAATGCAGGGACTCAAGTATTAGATCCGTCTATGCTATTTGAAATGGGCAGCAATACCAAAACCTTCACTGCCGCTCTTATACTGCTGCTGGAAGAAGAAGGCAAACTATCAATAGAGGATACTATTTACAAGTACCTATCTCCATTGAAAAATGTAACCTACGGTATCACCATCAGGCAATTGCTAAATCACACCAGTGGCTTGTATAACTACACAAATCACCCTGATTTTTATGATAAAATAAACAATTCAGAGCCCGGCGTGAAGTGGGATATTGATACGGTATTGGCTACCTATGTTGGTACTAAATTGGCAGACCCCGGGGTAACACACGAGTATTGCAACACCGGCTTTATTTTACTGGGTAAGATAATTGAAAAAGTAGAGGGTAAGCCTTATCACGTGGTGTTGCGTGAAAAGATACTGGATAAGCATAACCTAAAGCATATTTTCTTACAGGGCTATGATACTTTTACAGAACAAAGGGCAGAGACTTGGCTTAGTAACGGAGTTTATTTTGATGAAACCTTCGTATCGTTTTTAACGGCTGCATGGGCGGCAGGGGGTATAGTTGCTACTGCCGAAGATTTGGCTCTTTGGGCGCATAAACTGTATAGCGGCGAGGTGCTTTCGGAGGCATCGATGACAAAAATGACTACGAAACTTAAAATTGGAAACACCACGTATCCTATGGGGCTAAGTATGTTTTTTACCTCTTTTTTGGGGAAACAGTTTTGGGGACATGGCGGAGCAACCTTGCAAAACAGCGAAATGGAATACAGTGTGTCATCAAAGTACAGTGTAGTAGTGGTATGCAACGAACAAAATACTTACACAGAAGCGCTGACTATTAAACGTGCAATTGAAGAGGTGCTTGAGTCGTCATTACCCCCGTTATCAGTTGTTGAAGCTGAGAAACCTCAGTTTAATGTTTATCCCAATCCAGCAAACGACGTGGTGAACATAAGCATTGATAATGCTGCTGCAAACAATACGGTAAACATTTATACTATTACCGGACAACTAGTGCAGCAGTATAAAATTGAAAGTAATAATTTGCAGTTGCATAAAGACAATATAGGCACGGGCGTATTTATTGTTGAAGTGGCTGCTGATAACGCCACGGCTACACGCCAACGAATAGTGCTGTATTAATTAACTTGTGCATTTAAACACAGATGCTTACTGCTTACGAAAAATATTTAAGCAAAAGGGTAAATAACCAATGGTTGTACGAAAACCTGCGGCATTTACCCTTGCTGCTTTTGTTTCAGTTGTTATTTACCGCTTTGTGGGTGGTAACAGCATTGTTGGATGAAGGGACAACCATAGCATTTAATGAGCTTATGTTGCATTCGTTTCTGTTTCAGGCTGAGCTTTTAATAATCCCCGTTTGTGCCATAAATACTATTTATTTTATTCAGTTAAAAGCAGTTCAAAAAAGAATAAAGCCTACAAAAACAATCCTGTTAAAACTGCTGGCCACAGTGGTTGGGGTGCTTATCGGGACTGCAATAACAGAAAGTATTTATGCCGGATTTGGCATTGTAGATGACGATATAATCTCCTTTGGTAAATATACTATCGACCCGATAACCACTAATTTTATTTCTTACTCGCTGTTCTCATTGTTCATTTCTATTCCACTCTTTATAAAACAGGCAAAACGCTATGAATTACTATTGGAGTTGAAAGAGAAAGAACTGCATATACAACAAACAGAACAACTTCTTGCCCAAGCCGAGCTGGAAACGTTACAGGCAAAAATTAACCCGCATTTTCTTTACAATGCACTAAATTCTATTGCAGGGTTGATACACGATGAGCCCGACAAGGCTGAAAAAATGGTGCTTTCGTTGTCCGATTTATTCAGGTATAGCCTTAACTCACAAGGGAAAGTATACACCACCATTGATGAAGAAATTACCATGGTGCAAACCTATTTGGATATTGAGAAAACAAGGTTTGAAGACCAATTACAGTTTTCGATTATCGTTGAAGAGGGCTGCGGGAATTATTTGATTCCCCGTTTTTTGGTGCAACCCTTGGTAGAAAATGCCATAAAGCACGGTACATCAAAGGTGGCAAGGGGCGTATTAGAAATAGCAGTAACAAAACATCAGGAATCACTACACATAATGGTAGCGGATAATGGCCCCAAATTTCCTGTGCAGCTTACCACTGGTTACGGGATGCGTAATGTGAGCGAAAAACTGGATTTATTATTCCCTAAAAATAACAGTGTCAGTTTTTATAACGACCCTAAAAAATATATTTTAATTGAAATTCATCAGTTAAAAACACATGGCCATGAAGTATAGCACATTAGTTGTGGATGATGAAAGGATTGCGCGCAACCGAATGATAAAGCTGCTTGAAAAGCACAGCGAACATATTGATATTATTGGGGAGGCTGAAAATGGCATTGTGGGACTTGAAAAAATAAATACACTTCGCCCGCAACTTGTGTTTTTGGATATAGAAATGCCGGGACTTACCGGGTTTGAGATGTTGCAAAAGGTAAACTCACAACCCAAAATAATATTTACCACTGCGTATGATGAATACGCACTGAAAGCATTTGAGGAAAACTCGGTTGACTATTTAATAAAACCTATTCACCCCGAAAGGCTTGAAAAAGCCATCAATAAACTAAATCAGTTGGATAGTTTTTCGGCATTGCAGCAGTTGGCGCAGCAACTAAGCAGCAATACCCGGCAAAGTGCATTAAATACCATATCAGTATCAATAGGAAATAAAATAGTATTGGTTAAAATAGAGAACATCATTTTATTTAAAGCCGAGGATAAATACGTAACCGTTTTTGATACCGACGGGAATAAACACATCATCACTCAAACCCTTAATTATCTTGAGGGACAACTGCCGCCTAACTTTATCCGTGTGCATCGCACCTACATAATAAACAAAGATAAAATCGTAGAGATTCGTAAAACCTTCAGCAGTCGTTATTCATTCATCATGCAAGGTGCAACGGATGAAACCATACAAACAGGCACCAGTTACACTACTGCAATCAAAAAGATGTTTAGTTTGTAGGAAAGCTATTCATAAATTGCCGCACCACACATAATATCAGCAAAAACCCTCCACGATGCTTCATTAGAATCAACACCCGATTTCTGGTTATCGTACATGCCCTGTATATCTTCTGTGTACGCAATCATGGCCTCAAGAAAAAGCTCAAGAGTATTGTTTTCCCATTTGTCTTTGTTCTTAAGGTAATCTTTATAAAAAAAATCTAAGAAGGCAATAAAATCTTCTTTGGTTTTTAAATCATCCGTTTCGATTTCGTAGGGCATAGAGGTATTGATATATAATCCAATATTACAACATGCCTCTCTCTTTTTCCTATTTTTGCACCACCAAACGCTATGCCCATTACCCCCGGTCCTTTATTGCAGCCCATACAATCACCTCAAGACCTTAAAAAGCTTTCGGTGGCTATGTTGCCTGCACTTTCATCCGAATTACGCCAATACCTTATTGATACCATTTCGGTATACGGAGGGCATTTTGCGGCTAATTTGGGAGTGGTAGAACTGACTGTAGCGTTGCATTATGTGCTTAACACCCCTTACGATAAATTAGTGTGGGATGTGGGCCACCAAGCCTACGCACACAAAATACTTACGGGACGAAGGGATAATTTTCATACCAACCGTTTGTTAGGCGGCGTGAGTGGTTTTCCAAAGATGGCCGAAAGTGAATACGATACCTTTGGCACAGGACACAGCAGTACTTCCATATCGGCAATAGTGGGTATGGCTGCTGCCGGCAAATTGTTGGCGGAAAACCGCAGCTATGTGGCAGTAATCGGCGATGGTGCACTCACAGGCGGCTTGGCCTTTGAAGGACTGAATCACGCTGGTGCGCTGCAATCGGATGTGTTGATTGTGTTGAATGATAACTCCATCAGCATTGATGCCAATACCGTTGCCATACGCGAGTATAAAAATTATTTCGAGTCGTTAAAAATCAACTATTACGGCTCTGTTGACGGACATGACGTTCAACAATTAGTAAGCGTATTAACTGAACTAAAAACAGTAAAAGGCCCTAAGTTGCTGCATTGCCTTACCACCAAAGGCAAAGGCTTTGAGCCTGCCGAAAAAGAACAAACCAAGTGGCATGCACCCGGTGTGTTTGATAAAATTTCGGGGCAGATTGAGAAAAAGATACACAACCAACCCAAACCACCTAAGTATCAGGATGTATTTGGGCATACTTTGCTTGAACTGGCCAAACTGAACCCTAAAATTGTAGGGATTACTCCCGCAATGCCCAGCGGCTCAAGCATGAATATTTTAATGGATGCCTTGCCCGACAGGGCTTTTGATGTAGGCATTGCAGAGCAACACGCAGTAACTTTTAGCGCAGGGTTGGCTACACAGGGCTTGGTGCCGTTTTGCAATATCTACTCAACGTTTATGCAACGGGCATACGACCAAGTGATACACGATGTGTGTGTGCAAAACCT containing:
- a CDS encoding serine hydrolase, translated to MDSKNFTTPFKPLYIATFVAAFLLCGTVNAQLNNMFTDTLNKVLAKRVSQYSLKGVSASVVFSDGSTWKKTEGNAGTQVLDPSMLFEMGSNTKTFTAALILLLEEEGKLSIEDTIYKYLSPLKNVTYGITIRQLLNHTSGLYNYTNHPDFYDKINNSEPGVKWDIDTVLATYVGTKLADPGVTHEYCNTGFILLGKIIEKVEGKPYHVVLREKILDKHNLKHIFLQGYDTFTEQRAETWLSNGVYFDETFVSFLTAAWAAGGIVATAEDLALWAHKLYSGEVLSEASMTKMTTKLKIGNTTYPMGLSMFFTSFLGKQFWGHGGATLQNSEMEYSVSSKYSVVVVCNEQNTYTEALTIKRAIEEVLESSLPPLSVVEAEKPQFNVYPNPANDVVNISIDNAAANNTVNIYTITGQLVQQYKIESNNLQLHKDNIGTGVFIVEVAADNATATRQRIVLY
- a CDS encoding response regulator; the protein is MAMKYSTLVVDDERIARNRMIKLLEKHSEHIDIIGEAENGIVGLEKINTLRPQLVFLDIEMPGLTGFEMLQKVNSQPKIIFTTAYDEYALKAFEENSVDYLIKPIHPERLEKAINKLNQLDSFSALQQLAQQLSSNTRQSALNTISVSIGNKIVLVKIENIILFKAEDKYVTVFDTDGNKHIITQTLNYLEGQLPPNFIRVHRTYIINKDKIVEIRKTFSSRYSFIMQGATDETIQTGTSYTTAIKKMFSL
- the dxs gene encoding 1-deoxy-D-xylulose-5-phosphate synthase; this encodes MPITPGPLLQPIQSPQDLKKLSVAMLPALSSELRQYLIDTISVYGGHFAANLGVVELTVALHYVLNTPYDKLVWDVGHQAYAHKILTGRRDNFHTNRLLGGVSGFPKMAESEYDTFGTGHSSTSISAIVGMAAAGKLLAENRSYVAVIGDGALTGGLAFEGLNHAGALQSDVLIVLNDNSISIDANTVAIREYKNYFESLKINYYGSVDGHDVQQLVSVLTELKTVKGPKLLHCLTTKGKGFEPAEKEQTKWHAPGVFDKISGQIEKKIHNQPKPPKYQDVFGHTLLELAKLNPKIVGITPAMPSGSSMNILMDALPDRAFDVGIAEQHAVTFSAGLATQGLVPFCNIYSTFMQRAYDQVIHDVCVQNLPMVFCLDRAGLAGADGPTHHGAFDLAFMRCLPNMIVAAPMNEEELRNLMYTAQLNPQRPFTIRYPRGNGVMADWQTPFTAVEIGKGRMLQEGSDVAVLTVGTAGNLAQAAIARLAGKLSVAHYDMRFVKPIDEALLHQVAKKFNKIVTAEDGCLAGGFGSVVLEFFADNGYTPKVKRLGIPDNFIEQGEQEELYKICGYDEDSIEKAILEIVK